A genomic window from Silene latifolia isolate original U9 population chromosome Y, ASM4854445v1, whole genome shotgun sequence includes:
- the LOC141630663 gene encoding uncharacterized protein LOC141630663 yields MQGDTIQASVNQRLTRLFLEHLNEGSTYKIRKFSVSSNRVGLDMATIHPCKIWFEYSTRVVPIPNVDIPLSTHAFYTFNEVVFGAMPNRLYIDVIGRLEHIYPIRESNGMKRRTIVLGNNLEVDYIL; encoded by the exons atgcaaggagACACAATTCAGGCATCAGTCAACCAGAGGCTGACTCGCCTTTTTTTAGAGCACCTTAATGAAGGGAGCACTTACAAAATCAGAAAGTTCAGTGTATCATCAAACCGAGTGGGACTTGATATGGCAACAATTCACCCGTGCAAGATTTGGTTCGAGTATAGCACTAGGGTGGTACCGATTCCAAATGTAGATATTCCTCTTTCTACCCATGCTTTCTACACTTTCAATGAGGTCGTGTTTGGAGCAATGCCAAATAGACTTTATATTG ACGTAATTGGAAGGTTGGAGCATATTTATCCAATAAGAGAGAGCAATGGAATGAAAAGGAGGACTATTGTTTTGGGCAATAATTTGGAAGTCGACTATATTCTATAA